A genomic region of Arachis stenosperma cultivar V10309 chromosome 9, arast.V10309.gnm1.PFL2, whole genome shotgun sequence contains the following coding sequences:
- the LOC130950682 gene encoding zinc finger protein GAI-ASSOCIATED FACTOR 1-like yields the protein MSNITSCDSGSFSTENTVPLLEDAVVKQQSSEILGGRFHHSPHSHTSTTTTNNNNNSTNASNTNSQPPPPPPKKKRNLPGNPDPSAEVIALSPTTLMATNRFICEICNKGFQRDQNLQLHRRGHNLPWKLKQRTSAEVRKRVYVCPESSCVHHNPARALGDLTGIKKHFCRKHGEKKWKCDKCSKKYAVQSDWKAHSKICGTREYKCDCGTIFSRRDSFITHRAFCDALAEENNNNKNEGSLFPNIPSNLQSQPQIPNLLLPSLPITTTPTTLSSSSSLPLHHDLIIPKPSFNNIPFPRNPNTTTTTTTTTSHPSLQLTSTIFDDNALHLTASSSSLSSPHMSATALLQKAAQMGATVSSSNNNMVVENSNKGGGYVTATTSMAPPSFSGVAAPMQQNVNNNNNSLFMNQFMQQDMATTPHHYGNLMCGMNGVDMFNAILDQSKALSKIIDHSNHHRESAVAKRECTKGGSIGGNSDVMTLDLLGIGGGGGGGHNGSGGFYGGGNNNNNQQQGDNNGAASVRDEVWNWSTKNAGFESFSATSSI from the exons ATGTCAAACATAACAAGTTGTGATAGTGGGAGCTTCTCAACAGAGAACACAGTTCCATTATTAGAAGATGCAGTGGTGAAACAACAATCTTCAGAGATTCTTGGTGGTAGGTTCCATCATAGTCCACATTCTCATacttcaacaacaacaacaaataataacaataatagtaCCAATGCTTCCAACACAAATTCTCAACCTCCTCCTCCACCTCCTAAGAAGAAGAGGAACCTACCGGGAAATCCAG ATCCCAGTGCTGAAGTGATAGCTCTATCACCAACAACACTAATGGCCACAAACCGCTTCATATGCGAAATATGCAACAAAGGGTTTCAAAGAGACCAGAACCTTCAGCTTCATCGGCGAGGACACAACCTGCCGTGGAAGCTAAAGCAGCGAACGAGCGCGGAGGTGAGAAAGAGAGTATATGTGTGTCCTGAGTCCTCGTGTGTTCACCACAACCCCGCGAGGGCGTTGGGTGACCTCACGGGAATCAAGAAACACTTTTGTAGGAAGCATGGTGAGAAAAAGTGGAAATGTGATAAGTGCTCAAAgaaatatgctgttcaatctgACTGGAAGGCACATTCCAAAATATGCGGTACAAGGGAGTACAAATGCGACTGTGGCACCATCTTTTCCAG AAGAGATAGCTTCATCACCCACAGAGCATTCTGCGACGCACTTGCAGAggagaacaacaacaacaagaacgAAGGATCATTATTCCCAAACATACCTTCAAATCTCCAATCCCAACCACAAATCCCAAACCTCCTTCTTCCCTCTCTACCAATCACTACCACCCCCACCACTCTTTCTTCATCCTCCTCACTCCCTCTTCACCACGACCTCATCATTCCAAAACCCTCATTCAACAACATACCCTTCCCAAGAAACcccaacaccaccaccaccaccaccaccaccacttcACACCCTTCTCTTCAACTCACCTCAACCATCTTCGATGACAACGCCCTCCACTTAACTGCGTCATCGTCATCACTGTCCTCGCCGCACATGTCAGCCACCGCGCTGCTTCAGAAAGCAGCGCAAATGGGTGCAACCGtcagcagcagcaacaacaacatgGTAGTGGAGAATAGCAACAAGGGTGGCGGTTATGTAACCGCCACAACAAGCATGGCGCCACCATCGTTTAGCGGAGTAGCAGCTCCAATGCAACAGAATGtgaataacaataataacagtTTGTTCATGAACCAGTTCATGCAACAAGACATGGCTACTACTCCTCATCATTATGGTAATTTGATGTGTGGAATGAACGGTGTGGATATGTTCAACGCTATATTGGACCAAAGCAAGGCACTGTCCAAGATCATTGACCACAGTAACCACCACCGCGAAAGTGCGGTGGCGAAAAGGGAGTGTACTAAGGGTGGAAGTATCGGTGGTAATAGTGATGTGATGACGTTGGACTTGTTGGGAATTGGAGGAGGCGGCGGCGGTGGACATAATGGAAGTGGTGGTTTCTATGGCGgtggtaataataataataaccagCAACAAGGAGATAATAATGGTGCAGCAAGTGTAAGAGACGAGGTTTGGAATTGGTCAACGAAGAACGCAGGTTTTGAATCCTTCTCAGCAACAAGCAGCATTTGA